The Deltaproteobacteria bacterium genome window below encodes:
- a CDS encoding CdaR family protein, translating into MSTNGTQEEGGRFDLIYRHHGLKVIALVLAAALWFLVVGEKAAEESFTVQLGIKGIPENMLPIGDIQKNVEVRLSGPRGFINNISAKDISATIDIGEVSGGLKEGVNIFRVNPDNIRVPKGIEVVKVIPSSIDIRLEKVSKAILPVKVVTAGKSARGYYIEDIDVTPDKVVVIGKKDELSGIKSIKTGVVDVSGITKTTKYSALLDVSAKAIKSTEPALVEVTVFVKKR; encoded by the coding sequence GTGTCGACCAACGGAACGCAGGAAGAGGGCGGCAGGTTCGATCTGATATACAGGCATCACGGGCTGAAGGTCATAGCCCTGGTGCTTGCCGCTGCTCTCTGGTTCCTGGTAGTCGGAGAAAAGGCGGCAGAGGAGAGCTTCACCGTGCAACTCGGCATAAAAGGGATTCCCGAGAATATGCTGCCTATCGGAGATATTCAGAAGAACGTGGAGGTACGGCTTTCCGGGCCAAGGGGGTTTATCAATAATATTTCGGCAAAGGATATCAGCGCCACCATCGACATTGGCGAGGTAAGCGGCGGCCTGAAGGAAGGCGTGAATATTTTCAGGGTAAACCCGGATAACATCAGGGTGCCAAAAGGCATCGAGGTTGTTAAGGTCATACCGTCTTCCATAGATATACGTCTTGAAAAGGTATCAAAGGCTATCTTGCCTGTGAAGGTGGTTACGGCAGGCAAGTCGGCGCGCGGTTATTATATAGAAGATATAGATGTCACGCCGGATAAAGTGGTTGTCATCGGCAAGAAGGACGAGCTTTCCGGCATAAAAAGTATCAAGACCGGGGTCGTCGACGTATCCGGAATAACGAAAACAACGAAGTACAGCGCGCTTCTTGATGTTTCGGCAAAGGCTATAAAGAGCACGGAGCCGGCATTGGTAGAGGTGACTGTTTTTGTGAAAAAAAGGTAG
- the lpdA gene encoding dihydrolipoyl dehydrogenase, giving the protein MKEFDIVVIGGGPGGYTAAIRAAQLGAKACLIEKDSVGGTCLNRGCIPTKAMYYSAKAVTAAKHAAEFGVNAGSYTFDMAKATGRKDEVVKKLVSGVEQLLKANKVELIRGAGSLEGSGKVSVKKADGTTEEVGAKNIIIATGSEPALIPAFNIDKKNIITSTEALDLKAVPESILIIGGGVMGSEFANIFAKFGSKVTIVELLPTILSTEDKQVVRVVAKAFKDIGVEVLTEVNVESVEAVSNGVKTRLKDGREFVTAKVLVSIGRSFNSTNIGLEKAGVAVEKGRVKVNEKMETSVKGIYAIGDVTGGMLLAHVASTGAIVAVENALGKDKKLDLSVVPAGIFTDPEIASVGLREKDAESKGVKINVGRFPYAASGKALAMNETEGFMQILEEEGTGKVVGATIVGAHATDLIGEVALAMKLGAKVHDIADTIHAHPTLPEIVMEAAEDAHGMAIHKAGRKR; this is encoded by the coding sequence ATGAAGGAATTCGATATTGTAGTGATTGGCGGTGGCCCGGGCGGGTACACGGCCGCGATCAGGGCCGCTCAGCTTGGCGCAAAGGCCTGTCTTATAGAAAAGGACAGTGTCGGTGGCACGTGCCTTAACCGGGGCTGCATACCAACAAAGGCAATGTATTATTCGGCAAAGGCGGTGACTGCTGCTAAGCATGCTGCAGAGTTTGGCGTGAATGCCGGCAGCTATACATTCGACATGGCAAAGGCAACGGGGCGTAAGGACGAGGTCGTAAAAAAGCTAGTTTCAGGGGTTGAGCAGCTTCTTAAGGCCAATAAGGTCGAGCTCATACGCGGCGCCGGCTCTCTTGAAGGCTCGGGAAAGGTAAGTGTAAAAAAGGCGGACGGAACTACCGAAGAAGTAGGCGCAAAGAACATTATAATCGCAACAGGGAGCGAGCCTGCGCTTATCCCGGCCTTTAACATAGACAAAAAGAACATCATTACCTCGACCGAGGCCCTGGACTTGAAGGCAGTGCCGGAAAGTATCTTGATAATCGGCGGCGGCGTGATGGGCTCTGAGTTTGCAAATATCTTTGCTAAGTTTGGCAGCAAAGTCACAATCGTCGAGCTCCTTCCGACGATTCTCTCGACAGAAGACAAGCAGGTCGTTAGAGTGGTTGCAAAGGCATTCAAGGACATTGGCGTGGAAGTGTTGACAGAGGTAAATGTCGAGAGCGTCGAGGCCGTATCAAACGGCGTAAAAACCAGGCTCAAGGACGGCAGAGAATTCGTTACAGCGAAGGTGCTTGTCTCGATTGGCAGGAGCTTCAATTCAACGAACATCGGCCTTGAGAAGGCAGGAGTTGCCGTTGAAAAGGGCAGAGTTAAAGTTAACGAAAAAATGGAGACAAGCGTAAAAGGCATCTATGCCATAGGAGACGTTACGGGCGGCATGCTCCTTGCCCACGTTGCCTCAACAGGCGCAATCGTCGCTGTTGAGAACGCGCTTGGAAAAGACAAAAAGCTCGACCTCTCGGTCGTACCCGCAGGGATATTCACTGACCCGGAGATCGCGAGTGTGGGGCTTCGTGAGAAAGATGCTGAGAGTAAGGGCGTGAAGATAAATGTCGGGCGTTTTCCGTACGCAGCAAGCGGCAAGGCCCTTGCTATGAACGAAACAGAGGGCTTTATGCAGATACTCGAGGAAGAGGGCACGGGTAAGGTTGTAGGCGCGACGATTGTAGGCGCGCACGCGACGGACTTAATCGGCGAGGTCGCGCTTGCGATGAAGCTTGGCGCAAAGGTACACGATATAGCTGACACCATACATGCGCACCCGACACTTCCGGAGATAGTCATGGAAGCTGCAGAGGACGCGCACGGTATGGCCATACATAAGGCAGGGAGAAAAAGATAA
- a CDS encoding pyridoxine 5'-phosphate synthase — MPTLTVNVDHVATVRQARRHVEPDPVVAAAMAELGGADGITVHLREDRRHIQDRDLEVLRKTVKTRLNLEMAATKEMLDIAVKTKPDMVTIVPEKRQELTTEGGLDLRLNTDNMKTYVTALKDAGISVNLFIDPVPEAIKASHRVGANGIELHTGKYAELKLDADKVVEFKRLHEAAVTAKRMNLKVHAGHGLDYINIKEIAAIREIEEYAIGFSIVARSIYVGMEEAVREMKRLIREHGA; from the coding sequence ATGCCTACCCTTACAGTGAACGTCGACCACGTTGCTACCGTGAGGCAGGCGAGACGCCACGTCGAGCCGGACCCGGTCGTTGCCGCGGCAATGGCGGAGCTTGGCGGCGCAGACGGCATAACCGTGCATCTTAGGGAAGACAGGCGCCATATTCAGGATAGAGACCTCGAGGTGCTAAGAAAGACCGTGAAGACAAGGTTGAACCTCGAGATGGCCGCTACAAAGGAGATGCTCGATATTGCGGTAAAGACCAAGCCCGATATGGTGACTATCGTGCCCGAGAAAAGGCAGGAGCTAACTACCGAGGGCGGGCTTGATTTAAGGTTGAATACCGATAACATGAAGACGTATGTGACGGCTTTAAAGGACGCGGGCATTAGCGTGAACCTTTTCATAGACCCTGTGCCAGAGGCCATAAAGGCAAGCCACAGAGTCGGCGCAAACGGTATAGAACTGCATACGGGCAAGTACGCTGAGCTCAAGCTCGATGCTGACAAGGTGGTTGAATTCAAGCGCCTTCACGAGGCAGCGGTCACGGCAAAGCGGATGAACCTCAAGGTGCATGCCGGGCACGGCCTCGATTATATAAATATAAAAGAAATAGCCGCGATACGCGAAATCGAGGAGTACGCTATAGGGTTCAGTATAGTTGCAAGAAGCATCTACGTTGGAATGGAAGAGGCCGTAAGAGAGATGAAGCGGCTTATAAGGGAGCATGGGGCTTAG
- a CDS encoding aspartate kinase: protein MALIVHKYGGTSVGNPDRIKNVARRVAKDKMAGNDVVVVVSAMSGETDRLVNLTNQLSEAPVGTREYDAVVCTGEQVTIGLLALALSELGQKAKSYMGWQVPIVTDSAFGSARIESIDDKNLRRELKAGVIPVVAGFQGIDPNGSVTTLGRGGSDTTAVAIAAALKADRCDIFTDVEGVYTTDPNICADARKLDKVSYDEMLEMASLGAKVLQTRSVEFAKKYKVPVMVKSSFTEAEGTLVCEEDEDMEKVMVSGITYNKNEAKISVIRVPDKPGIAAKLFRPLTEAGVNIDMIVQNISHDAHTDMTFTVAKGDYKKALEIVNKVAKEIEAGSILGDTNIAKVSAVGAGMRSHAGVASKMFETLSKEGINIQMISTSEIKISCVVDIKYCELAVRVLHDAFELGKEEVREEK from the coding sequence ATGGCGTTGATAGTGCATAAGTACGGCGGAACATCCGTTGGCAATCCGGATAGGATAAAGAACGTTGCCAGACGCGTTGCAAAGGACAAGATGGCCGGTAACGACGTCGTGGTAGTGGTATCGGCAATGAGCGGCGAGACCGACAGGCTCGTTAACCTCACAAATCAGCTATCCGAGGCCCCTGTGGGCACGCGTGAATACGATGCAGTCGTATGCACCGGTGAGCAGGTGACAATTGGGCTTCTTGCGCTTGCGCTCTCGGAGCTCGGGCAGAAGGCAAAGAGCTACATGGGCTGGCAGGTGCCAATCGTTACCGATTCGGCATTTGGTTCGGCGAGAATCGAGAGCATAGACGATAAGAATCTTAGGCGCGAGCTTAAGGCAGGCGTTATACCGGTGGTTGCCGGGTTTCAGGGCATAGACCCTAACGGAAGCGTTACGACCCTTGGCAGGGGCGGCTCGGATACGACAGCAGTAGCGATTGCCGCCGCGCTTAAGGCAGACAGGTGCGACATATTCACGGACGTCGAGGGCGTGTACACCACAGACCCGAACATCTGCGCCGACGCAAGGAAGCTCGATAAGGTTTCCTACGATGAAATGCTCGAGATGGCGAGCCTTGGAGCAAAGGTCCTTCAGACGCGCTCCGTTGAGTTCGCGAAAAAATACAAGGTCCCGGTCATGGTAAAGAGCTCCTTTACGGAGGCCGAGGGCACGCTCGTTTGCGAGGAGGATGAAGACATGGAAAAGGTAATGGTATCGGGCATCACCTATAACAAGAACGAGGCAAAGATCTCGGTCATCAGGGTCCCTGATAAGCCGGGAATCGCGGCAAAGCTTTTCAGGCCGCTTACCGAGGCAGGCGTCAACATAGACATGATAGTGCAAAACATCTCGCACGACGCGCACACGGACATGACCTTTACCGTTGCCAAGGGCGATTATAAGAAGGCCCTCGAGATAGTGAACAAGGTGGCAAAGGAAATCGAGGCAGGTAGTATTCTGGGCGATACTAACATCGCAAAGGTCTCTGCGGTCGGCGCCGGGATGAGGAGCCACGCCGGAGTGGCCTCGAAGATGTTCGAGACACTCTCGAAGGAAGGCATTAACATACAGATGATATCGACCTCGGAAATAAAGATTTCCTGCGTTGTCGATATAAAGTACTGCGAGCTTGCGGTGCGCGTTCTTCATGACGCCTTCGAGCTTGGCAAAGAGGAAGTCAGGGAAGAGAAATAA
- the tsaE gene encoding tRNA (adenosine(37)-N6)-threonylcarbamoyltransferase complex ATPase subunit type 1 TsaE, protein MIKTVTNSVEETEALGEEFARGLKPGSVVALYGELGAGKTAFVRGIAKGLKVEANVKSPSFTIINEYKGGSLPLYHIDLYRLEGKESIEHLGLEEYVYSNGVCVIEWAERAEHVLPENAVKVVLLYDGDGRRRIDLAA, encoded by the coding sequence GTGATAAAGACGGTTACGAACAGTGTCGAGGAAACAGAGGCGCTTGGTGAAGAGTTCGCAAGGGGCTTGAAGCCGGGCTCTGTCGTTGCATTGTACGGAGAGCTTGGCGCTGGGAAGACGGCGTTTGTAAGAGGCATTGCAAAGGGGCTTAAAGTGGAGGCAAATGTAAAGAGCCCGAGCTTTACGATAATAAATGAGTATAAAGGCGGCTCGTTGCCGCTCTATCATATAGATTTATACAGGCTCGAAGGCAAAGAGAGTATCGAGCACTTGGGGCTCGAAGAATATGTTTACTCGAATGGCGTGTGTGTAATAGAATGGGCCGAGAGAGCGGAGCATGTTTTGCCGGAAAATGCAGTGAAGGTAGTTCTTCTCTATGACGGAGATGGCAGAAGGCGCATAGATTTGGCAGCGTAG
- the glmM gene encoding phosphoglucosamine mutase — translation MAVDGRKLFGTDGVRGIANIEPMTAETALKLGRAIAYVFKKEPRRHRIVIGKDTRLSGYMLESAMMAGICSMGVDTLMVGPLPTPGIAFITSSMRADAGVVISASHNPYQDNGIKFFSRTGFKLPDSIEAEIEEFISDDNDPTHRPTASAVGKAYRIDDAIGRYVVFAKNTFPKELTLEGLKIAVDCANGATYKVAPEVFSELGADVISIGVKPNGENINKDCGSLHPEGLIAEVKRTGANIGIALDGDGDRCILVDEKGNLIDGDHIMTVIALDMIKKGTLKNNTLVSTIMSNSGLEAPIEKAGGRVVRTGVGDRYVVDEMIKGGHNFGGEQSGHIISMDHTTTGDGVISSLQTLAVMVREGRALSELASVMKTYPQILLNVKVKEKKDLDTIKPVAKALKDVQERLKGRGRAFVRYSGTEPLARITVEGESETEIKAMAEDIAVAIRKELA, via the coding sequence ATGGCGGTAGACGGAAGAAAACTTTTCGGCACGGACGGCGTCAGGGGCATAGCCAACATCGAGCCCATGACCGCGGAAACGGCATTGAAGCTCGGGCGGGCTATTGCGTATGTCTTTAAGAAGGAGCCAAGGCGTCATAGGATTGTCATAGGCAAGGATACGAGGCTTTCAGGCTATATGCTCGAGAGCGCGATGATGGCGGGCATCTGCTCCATGGGTGTAGACACTCTCATGGTCGGGCCGCTGCCCACCCCAGGCATAGCGTTCATAACTTCTAGCATGAGGGCGGACGCCGGAGTCGTAATATCGGCTTCGCACAATCCGTATCAGGATAACGGGATAAAGTTCTTTTCGAGGACAGGGTTTAAGCTCCCGGATTCAATCGAGGCCGAGATAGAGGAGTTTATCTCGGATGACAACGACCCGACGCACCGTCCGACTGCGAGCGCGGTCGGTAAGGCCTACAGGATAGACGACGCAATAGGCCGCTATGTCGTTTTTGCGAAGAATACGTTCCCGAAGGAACTTACGCTTGAGGGGCTAAAGATTGCCGTTGACTGCGCAAACGGGGCAACGTATAAGGTCGCTCCGGAGGTCTTCTCCGAGCTTGGCGCTGATGTTATTTCCATAGGCGTTAAGCCAAACGGAGAGAACATAAATAAAGACTGCGGCTCGCTTCATCCGGAAGGGCTCATAGCGGAAGTTAAGCGCACGGGCGCCAATATCGGCATTGCGCTCGATGGCGACGGAGATAGGTGCATCCTTGTCGACGAAAAGGGCAATCTAATAGACGGCGACCACATAATGACAGTCATTGCTCTCGACATGATAAAGAAGGGGACTTTAAAGAACAACACCCTTGTCTCGACCATTATGAGCAACTCGGGGCTCGAGGCGCCGATTGAAAAGGCAGGGGGCCGTGTTGTAAGGACAGGAGTTGGCGACAGGTACGTTGTCGACGAAATGATAAAGGGCGGCCATAACTTCGGCGGCGAGCAGTCCGGGCACATAATATCCATGGACCACACGACAACGGGTGACGGCGTGATATCCTCGCTCCAGACCCTTGCCGTGATGGTGAGGGAAGGTAGAGCGCTTTCCGAACTCGCCTCTGTTATGAAGACATATCCGCAAATACTTTTGAACGTGAAGGTGAAGGAGAAGAAAGATTTGGACACCATAAAGCCTGTCGCAAAGGCCTTGAAGGACGTTCAGGAGAGGCTAAAGGGCAGGGGCAGAGCCTTCGTGCGCTATTCCGGCACAGAGCCGCTTGCGCGTATTACCGTCGAGGGCGAGAGCGAGACGGAGATAAAGGCAATGGCAGAGGATATTGCCGTGGCGATAAGAAAGGAATTAGCGTAG
- a CDS encoding NAD(P)H-hydrate dehydratase, whose product MKLVDSKTMRALDSAAIKGYGIKGLVLMENAGRAVADVVIEELERTGGNRVAVVAGKGNNGGDGFVAARHLKNSGIHCDVFCFGPLSALKGDAATNAAIWKKMQGGIYAVNNLKDLEKHALSLRHADVIVDAIFGTGLSTDVRGVHKSAIELVNRLAKTVISVDIASGIDASTGRVLGEAVRADVTVTFGLAKLGHFLYPGRELSGRIEVVDIGIPAAIVDDADIEWNLVDNALALSAFGQRQRNSHKGTFGHVLTVGGSVGKTGAPCMAAIAALKAGAGLSTIAAPKSVNAAVEAKVMEAMTSPVTNDKDGFISNDSAKDVLKALHGKDALVIGPGLGTVATYNFMEAVLEGCLAEGVSVVIDADGLNIIKANASALKKYSKNVPIVLTPHPGEMARLLDISADEVQADRLKAAGRLHDISGVTVVLKGAATVVRGKYGFFINPTGNSGLASAGTGDVLSGMIGALLARGVGATEAAAAAVYVHGLTADRIAAKRKTEYGITATDITRGIPQSIAGLSSGR is encoded by the coding sequence GTGAAGCTCGTTGATTCGAAAACAATGCGCGCTCTCGATAGCGCCGCGATAAAGGGGTATGGCATAAAAGGCCTCGTTCTGATGGAGAACGCGGGCAGGGCCGTTGCCGACGTTGTTATCGAAGAGCTCGAAAGAACTGGCGGCAACCGCGTTGCCGTGGTGGCAGGAAAAGGCAACAACGGCGGCGACGGGTTCGTTGCGGCAAGGCATCTTAAGAACTCCGGCATACACTGCGATGTGTTCTGCTTCGGGCCTTTGTCCGCTCTAAAGGGCGACGCCGCGACAAACGCGGCAATCTGGAAGAAGATGCAGGGCGGCATATATGCCGTAAACAATCTAAAGGACCTTGAAAAGCACGCGCTCTCGCTAAGGCACGCGGATGTAATCGTAGACGCAATCTTTGGCACCGGTCTTAGTACCGATGTTCGCGGCGTTCATAAGAGCGCAATAGAGCTTGTAAACAGGCTTGCCAAGACCGTTATCTCGGTTGATATCGCCTCTGGCATAGACGCATCTACTGGCAGGGTGCTTGGCGAGGCTGTTCGTGCGGACGTTACCGTGACATTCGGACTTGCGAAGCTTGGGCACTTTCTCTATCCAGGCAGGGAGCTTTCCGGCAGGATAGAGGTCGTAGACATCGGCATACCTGCGGCAATTGTAGATGATGCCGATATAGAGTGGAACCTTGTAGACAATGCGCTGGCGTTAAGCGCTTTTGGGCAAAGGCAGCGGAATTCGCACAAAGGGACATTTGGGCACGTGCTCACAGTCGGAGGCTCTGTTGGCAAGACAGGCGCGCCTTGCATGGCCGCGATTGCGGCCTTAAAGGCAGGCGCCGGGCTCTCGACCATAGCAGCGCCAAAGAGCGTCAATGCCGCAGTTGAGGCAAAGGTCATGGAGGCGATGACCTCGCCGGTTACCAATGACAAGGACGGCTTTATCTCCAACGACTCGGCAAAGGACGTGCTTAAGGCGTTGCACGGCAAGGACGCTCTTGTAATCGGCCCGGGGCTTGGCACGGTTGCAACGTATAACTTCATGGAAGCGGTTTTGGAAGGCTGTCTGGCCGAAGGGGTTTCGGTTGTAATAGACGCCGACGGCTTGAACATAATAAAGGCCAACGCGAGCGCGCTTAAAAAATATTCGAAGAATGTGCCCATTGTGCTTACCCCGCATCCGGGCGAGATGGCAAGGCTTCTCGATATCTCGGCTGATGAAGTTCAGGCAGACAGGCTTAAGGCCGCCGGAAGGCTTCACGATATCTCAGGTGTAACGGTCGTACTAAAAGGCGCGGCAACGGTAGTTAGAGGTAAATACGGTTTCTTTATAAACCCGACTGGCAATTCAGGGCTCGCAAGTGCCGGCACCGGAGATGTGCTCTCGGGCATGATAGGCGCGTTACTTGCCAGGGGTGTGGGCGCGACCGAGGCTGCCGCGGCAGCCGTGTACGTGCACGGGCTTACGGCCGATAGGATTGCCGCAAAGCGCAAGACCGAGTACGGCATCACGGCAACGGACATAACAAGAGGCATCCCGCAAAGCATCGCAGGGCTTAGTAGCGGAAGGTAG
- the acpS gene encoding holo-ACP synthase → MGLRGVGIDALEVERFARSLKRWGVRLTSRVFTDGELRYCMDKKNPATHLAARFAAKVSFFKALGRSLPYKNVEVGRDKSGRPFIKAAGIDSDNIKRIDSSITHDAGLAIAHTIIED, encoded by the coding sequence ATGGGGCTTAGGGGCGTTGGCATAGACGCGCTAGAGGTCGAGCGGTTCGCCCGCTCGCTTAAGCGCTGGGGCGTAAGGCTTACCTCGCGCGTGTTTACCGACGGCGAGCTTCGTTACTGCATGGATAAGAAAAACCCTGCAACGCATCTTGCGGCGAGGTTTGCGGCAAAGGTGAGTTTCTTTAAGGCCCTTGGAAGAAGTCTTCCGTATAAGAACGTCGAGGTGGGGCGCGATAAATCTGGCAGGCCGTTTATAAAGGCGGCAGGCATAGACAGCGACAATATAAAGCGCATAGATTCATCCATAACGCATGACGCCGGTCTTGCGATCGCGCATACGATAATAGAGGACTAA
- the cdaA gene encoding diadenylate cyclase CdaA — protein sequence MENFLRKLPGIADVIDILIVAALFYWLMILFKRTRAERMLLGLALVIVVYFISEKLELMTLNWILANFLGSIVILVIVVFQKDIRRALIQMGKPFAGREGTDKPEFVEHIAGAVAAMSKDNVGGLIAIERGEDLLNYVAESGVAVDADISRDLLLAIFNTGSAMHDGAVIVKNGRIAKAGCILPLSKAAVDPTFGTRHRAAIGLSEETDAVLVVVSENTGNISIISEDMRELGVDPVDVAPILRELVTSGAGYRKKIISNIRG from the coding sequence ATGGAAAATTTTTTAAGAAAACTGCCGGGCATAGCGGATGTAATAGACATCCTCATCGTCGCCGCCCTGTTCTACTGGCTGATGATCCTTTTTAAGAGGACCAGGGCCGAGAGGATGCTTCTTGGGCTCGCGCTCGTTATCGTCGTTTATTTCATATCCGAGAAGCTAGAGCTGATGACGCTTAACTGGATACTGGCGAATTTTCTCGGTTCTATCGTCATACTCGTAATCGTCGTTTTTCAAAAGGACATCAGGCGCGCGCTAATCCAGATGGGCAAGCCCTTTGCCGGCAGAGAGGGCACCGACAAGCCCGAGTTCGTTGAGCACATAGCCGGGGCCGTTGCCGCTATGTCGAAGGATAATGTCGGCGGCCTTATTGCGATAGAGCGCGGAGAGGACCTGTTGAACTATGTGGCGGAGAGCGGCGTGGCCGTAGACGCCGATATTTCGCGCGACCTTTTGCTCGCCATATTCAACACGGGCTCTGCTATGCACGACGGCGCGGTTATCGTAAAGAACGGGCGCATAGCAAAGGCAGGCTGCATACTGCCGCTTAGCAAGGCCGCGGTCGATCCGACATTCGGCACGAGGCACAGGGCCGCGATAGGGCTCTCCGAGGAAACGGATGCAGTGCTGGTCGTTGTGTCCGAGAACACCGGCAATATTTCCATAATCTCCGAGGATATGCGCGAGCTGGGAGTGGACCCGGTGGACGTGGCGCCGATACTTAGGGAGCTTGTGACCTCCGGTGCCGGGTATAGAAAGAAAATAATTTCTAACATAAGGGGCTAA
- a CDS encoding DMT family transporter, with translation MANEQLKNAGGGQGVFFALMAVSMAIWGGSWVSAKVVSTELGAEALTFWRFVVTVAVLLPLAWKYRKTVRVTKEAAFYTVLGAACLAFYSYVFFTGLRVTGAGAAGVIVTTITPVITFAIAAAFLKEKISKRAAVGLSLGVVGGFILLHAWEIRSSLSTVAGSAMFLVCSFFWALLTVCGKKASEWMSPVIFSIATSAVCMIMFLVLGLFNGSLGAAFDEGTLFWANIVYLGAISGAAATTVYFFASARLGPGPAASFSYLVPVCAVGLSWLILGERPTMTTIIGGSIAITAVYLINSKGSGEKEKDARQRAEA, from the coding sequence ATGGCAAATGAGCAATTGAAAAATGCCGGAGGCGGGCAGGGTGTGTTCTTTGCCCTTATGGCAGTATCGATGGCCATCTGGGGCGGAAGCTGGGTCTCGGCAAAGGTAGTGTCAACGGAGCTTGGGGCCGAGGCATTGACCTTCTGGAGGTTTGTCGTAACCGTAGCGGTTCTTTTGCCGCTTGCGTGGAAGTATAGGAAGACAGTGCGCGTAACAAAGGAGGCCGCGTTCTATACCGTGCTTGGTGCGGCGTGCCTCGCGTTTTATTCGTATGTGTTTTTCACGGGCCTTAGGGTAACAGGGGCCGGAGCGGCCGGGGTGATAGTGACGACCATCACGCCGGTCATAACGTTTGCCATAGCCGCTGCTTTTTTAAAGGAAAAGATATCGAAGAGAGCGGCAGTAGGGCTTTCTCTTGGAGTTGTGGGCGGCTTTATTCTGCTGCATGCGTGGGAGATACGGAGCTCTCTATCAACGGTAGCCGGGAGCGCGATGTTTCTCGTGTGCTCGTTTTTCTGGGCGCTCCTTACGGTATGCGGCAAGAAGGCTTCCGAGTGGATGTCGCCGGTGATATTCAGCATAGCGACATCAGCGGTGTGCATGATTATGTTTCTCGTGCTCGGGCTTTTTAACGGCTCTCTTGGAGCCGCGTTCGACGAGGGCACGCTTTTCTGGGCCAATATCGTCTACCTCGGCGCGATATCCGGGGCAGCTGCAACAACGGTTTATTTTTTCGCCTCTGCAAGGCTTGGCCCGGGGCCTGCGGCGTCGTTTTCGTACCTTGTTCCGGTGTGCGCCGTTGGGCTTAGCTGGTTAATACTTGGCGAGAGGCCGACGATGACGACGATTATCGGCGGAAGCATTGCGATAACTGCCGTGTACCTTATAAATTCAAAGGGCAGCGGAGAGAAAGAAAAAGATGCGCGTCAAAGGGCAGAGGCGTAG